The genomic DNA GCCCCGATCCGGGCCTTCGTCGACAAGGCACGAACGACCAGGTTGACCGCGATCACGATGGCGACGAGCAGCACTGTCGCGACACCGACGAGCTGCGGCATGTCCTGGTTCTGATAGTTGTAGATGACGCCGGCGAGCACGTTGGTCGAAGGCGTGACGAGCAGGATGATGAGCGACAGCTCCCGCATGATGCTGATGAAGCTGAGGAGCATGCCCGAGAGAAGCCCGCCGGCAGCAATCGGCACGATGATCCGCATCATGCGGCGGAACCAGCCGATGCCCTGGACGCGAGCCGCCTCTTCCAACGACTTGTCGATCTGCAGGAGCGCCGCAATGCCGGTGCGCGACGTGAAGGGCAAGGTCTTGACCGAGCAGATCAGGACGAGCAACGCGAAGGTGCCGTAGAGCGCCGGGATCGGCCCGAACGGGCGGGCGAACATGCCGATATAGATCGCCCCGAAGGCCAGGGCCGGGAAAATATACGGCAGGAAAGCCACCATCTCCAGGGCCCGCGAGGTGAGCGAGCCGCGGGTCCTGACCACGACATAGCCGATGAGGAAACCGAAGACTCCGGTCGTCATGGCCGTGAGGAACGCCAGCTTGAGGCTGTTCCAGGTGGCGTCGATGATGTTGCCGTTATCGACGAGCGCCGCCTGCAACTGGTCGACGCCTTCGCCGCCGCCGCCGATCCAGTAGTGCAGTGTCAGATTGCTGAGGCTGTAATTGCCCGCCGTCTTGATCAGCGATTGCAGGACCAGCAGCACGAGCGGGAAGGCGACGGCCGCCGTCATGAGCAGCATCACGAGGATGAAGAGCGGCCAGCGCCAGCCTCCGAGATCGATCTCCTTGCTGCGAAATCCCTTGCCGGAGAGGGTCACGAAGCTCTTGCGGACACCGATGAGGCGTTGATTGATGACGATGAACAGGCAGGCGAGGACCACGAGCACCAGAGCGAGCAGGAAGCCATCGCCCGCATTGCGCGTGCCCATGGCGGCATAGATCTGGGTCGGCAGCACGAAATAGCGCACTGGCATGCCGAGCACGGCGGGCGTCCCGAACGATCCCACCACGCGAATGAAGGTCATTACGACGGCAGACCCGATGGCAGGCAGCAGAAGCGGCGCTGTGATCCACAGGAACTGCTTGATGCGCGAGAGGCCCGCCATCGCGCCCGCCTCCTCGAGCTGACTGTCGACGCTCGTGATCGAGCTCGACACCGAGAGATAGGTGTAGACGTAGTAGTGAAGGGACAGGCAGATGATGATCGGCAAGGGCCCGTAGGCGATCCAGTCCGGCGGCTGCACGCCGAAAAAATACGCGAAAGCGCCCGCTGCCCCGCCGATGCGGTCGTTCTTGAAGAACGTGATCCAGGCCAGCGCCATCACCCAGGACGGCAGCATGTAGGGGATCATCACCAGCGTATGCAGGAAGTTGCGGAAAGGGATGTTCGTGCGCACGATCAGCCATGCAAGACCGGCGCCAAGGACGAGGCAGATGATGGTGGCGGCAAAAGCCGTCACGAGCGAGTTGAGGAAGGGCTTGTAGAACAGCGCCCAGGAAAGGCGGCCGGCAAAGACGCGCTCATAGTGGAAGAGCGTGAGGTCGCCCGGCTGAGCGTTGGGCAAATAGGCGCGATCGTAAGGCTGGACGGTCAGGGTTTCCCGGATCAGCTCGAACAGCGGCACGAGGACCAACGCGCCCAGCAGGACGGCCAGAGCGATCCCGAGAATACGCTCGGGCCGTGTCAGGGTGTGCCAGAGACGGCCCAGGACGGCTCTTCCGGACAATCTGGTGGATGCAGTTTGCACTGGCGCTGCCGAACTCGTCATTCCGTCACGTGCTCCCATGAGCCAGGCATCGGCTCAAAAGCGTTTCCCTCTGCGACCGACACTTTGAATGCTCTCGTCCGGCTCGGCCGGAGGGCTGTCAGTGCGCGCATTCACCCCATCTCGCTGCGGCACGTCTTGCCGTTCGCGGGTCCGTAGGAGCGATGTACAGAGAGCTTTGCACACGTGTGCAAAGCTTGCAAGAGGTATTCTGGGCCGGAAATGGATGATCGGATCAGGCCAGATTGCGGACGGTCGACCGCTCGAC from Microvirga sp. TS319 includes the following:
- a CDS encoding ABC transporter permease, with the protein product MSGRAVLGRLWHTLTRPERILGIALAVLLGALVLVPLFELIRETLTVQPYDRAYLPNAQPGDLTLFHYERVFAGRLSWALFYKPFLNSLVTAFAATIICLVLGAGLAWLIVRTNIPFRNFLHTLVMIPYMLPSWVMALAWITFFKNDRIGGAAGAFAYFFGVQPPDWIAYGPLPIIICLSLHYYVYTYLSVSSSITSVDSQLEEAGAMAGLSRIKQFLWITAPLLLPAIGSAVVMTFIRVVGSFGTPAVLGMPVRYFVLPTQIYAAMGTRNAGDGFLLALVLVVLACLFIVINQRLIGVRKSFVTLSGKGFRSKEIDLGGWRWPLFILVMLLMTAAVAFPLVLLVLQSLIKTAGNYSLSNLTLHYWIGGGGEGVDQLQAALVDNGNIIDATWNSLKLAFLTAMTTGVFGFLIGYVVVRTRGSLTSRALEMVAFLPYIFPALAFGAIYIGMFARPFGPIPALYGTFALLVLICSVKTLPFTSRTGIAALLQIDKSLEEAARVQGIGWFRRMMRIIVPIAAGGLLSGMLLSFISIMRELSLIILLVTPSTNVLAGVIYNYQNQDMPQLVGVATVLLVAIVIAVNLVVRALSTKARIGAA